The following DNA comes from Pseudomonadota bacterium.
GAACGCGCCCGATGGCCTGGTCATGCATTGGACCCGGCCTTTCGACGTCTTGATGCTGGCGGGCACGTTGCCCGGCATGCTGGTCACCGACTTCCAGACATCGCTGTTTTGGTGGGGCGTGGTGATCAGTCCGGTGTTCGCCGCCGTGACGTTGATGTTCCTGGCTTGGGGTGCGCTCACCGTGCTGCCGCGCTGGGGCGCGCTCTTGATGGCCGTGCTGTTCCTTGCCCAGCCCGGCCTTTATGCGGTGTTCCAGTTGGGAAGGCCCGATCACCACAGCCTGCTTGCCGCGCTTGCCGCCTGCGTCTTGGCCTTGATGCTTCGATGGAACCAGACGCCAGAGCGCATGATCTATCCGATTCTGGCCGGACTGGCGACGGCGCTCAGCCTTTGGGTCGGTACCGAGACCCTGCTTCTGCTGCTGGTCGCCGTCACGTCATTCGGCGTGATGTGGCTGTTCGGTCGTGCTGACGCCGCGACCGCGTTGTGGCGCTTCGCCGTTTTCTTTGCTGCAGGTCTTGTCGTCGCTCTGATGATCGAACGGCCGCCGGTCGATTGGTTCGCCGTCGAACTTGATAGGCTTTCGCTGGTGTATATTGTCCTGGCTCTGGCCATGCTGGCTGCCGCCGGTTTGGTTTTTGGTGCCGCTCGGATCACACCCGGATCAGGCCTTGTCGTGCGCTTTCTGACAGGTATCGTCGCCGCGCTCATTCCCGCATGTGTCATGGGCTTCAGTTTTCCGGCGTTCTTTGAAGGTCCCTACGGCCAGGTGGCGCCGGAAGTGCGGGAGGTCTTCCTGGCAAACGTTCGTGAGGCCGAGCCGCTGCTGACCGCCGACCCAAGGACATGGGCCGATGCGATGTTCACGCTGGGGCCCGTTATCTTTGTTTTGCCCTTCGTGCTGTATCGCCTGTGCCGTGGCGATACAGTCGAGCGCGGCACCTACGTCATTTTGGGCCTAGCGTTAACCTTTTACATCGTCGGCGCGCTTTATCAGGTGCGCGTATTGCCCTATGCCGAAATTGTTCTCGTCCTTATCTGGACGGTGGTGCTTGTCGCGTTTGCCCGCTTCGTCGGTCGCCTGGCCACGCTGCCGGGCCGTGTGTTGATTGGTGCGGCCGGGTTCGTTGCCCTATTGCTGAGTCATATCGTTGCGGCAATCGTCATGATACCGGCTGATGTCAAGGCGAACGCCGACGCTGGCGTTGAAGAATGCGATTGGCGCTCAGCAGGCCGCTTTCTGCGCGATGCCGACATCGACGGCACGGTGCTGACCTATATTTATCCAGGTCCAGAAATCGCCTTGCGTACTGGCTATGGCGTGGTCGCCGCGCCCTATCACCGCATGGAGCACGGCATCGTCGACGCACATCGCGCCTTTCTCGCCGAACCGTTGATGGCCAAGGACATGCTGGCCGCCCGCGACGTCGGTCTGGTGATCCTTTGCACGGCACAGGAGGGCAAGGGCGGGCACGATTGGTATGTCAGGGAAGGTGGAACAGAGAGCCTCTACGGACGGTTGGCCGCCGGCGATCCGCCTTCGTGGGCCGTGCGTCTTGGCACCGACGACTCGCGACTCGACGGGTTCCTCGTCTACCGCGTGCCCTAGCACGCGCGCCGCATGGCGTTCGTTAACGCCATTAACCAAATTCCCGGGTCAATGCTGTGACCACGGTCACTGCGCAAGGCGTCATGACCGCAACCGTCCGGCGATTGTGTCTAGCGTCACTGCTAGGTCAGGTGGGCGCCTGACATGCTACGGCACGATGGCTGGGAAGCCGATCTGGAACGCTTCTTGCACGGGTGGCACACATGTATCGGATTGCGACATGGTATCGACGACGCGCACGGCGCCTGGCCGAAGACCGTTCCGGCGTTGTCGCGATGGAATTCATCCTCGTGGCGCCCGTCTTCTTTTTCCTGATCTTCGCCATTCTGGAGACGTCGTTTCTGTTCTTCACGGCAACGGTGATGAACGGCGAAGTGTCCTCTGTCGCGCGCTCCATTCGAACCGGCAACCTTCAGCTGGAAGACGACCCCGAGGACAAGTTCTACGAACTGCTGTGTGAGAACCTCGACAACGTCCTGGACTGCGACAAGGTAATCGTCGACATCCGGACTTATGCGGACTTCGACGACATGGCGTTCGACGAGTTCTTGAACGACGAAGGTGAAGCCGAAGGCAACCTGTTCGATATCGGCGAGGCCGGCGAAGTGGTGTTGGTTCGCATTGCCTATAAGTACCAGATCATCACGCCGTTCCTGGCGGAATTCCTGGCACCGCCCAATCAGGACACGCTCATGCTGCAAGCCGCGGCCGCGTTCCAGAACGAGCCTTTCCAGAGCCTCTTCTAGGTGGAAGCGACATGATGAAAGCGAACCTACTTCTGAAGCTTTGGCGTGACCGCAGCGGTGTCGCGGCATCGGAGTTCGCGCTGATATTGCCGATCTTGATCTTGTTGCTGTTCGGCACGGCAGAGCTTGGCTATGTGCTTCTTCTGGACAAGAAGATCACAACCGGCGCGCAGACCGCAGCCGACCTGGTCGCGCAGCAGAAATCGGTTTCCGCGGGTGACGTGAACAACATCTTTCGTGCCGTCGACAGCATTCTGCAGCCGTACTCATCCGGCGACGCCGCCTATACGGTCGCCAGCCTGGTTGCCGATGAGGATGGGGCGGTCACGATCGAATGGCAACGTCACCGCGGCGGTGAGGATATCGAAGAATTCGACCTTCCCGAAGGCCTGTTGAGCGAGAACGACAGCGTGATCGTCGCCCTCGTGACCTACAGCTACAGCCCCGTGTTTGGTGAACTGATCTTTGAGCCGTTCATCATCACCGACATGGCCTATCTGCGTCCGCGCACGACTATCGCGGTCGAGTTCAGCGGATAGACAATCGAGCGGCCTGACGATTCCAAAGATGAGCGCGAGTGATGCGCAAAGGCAGGATGAGATCATGCTCAACCAAATGAGATCGACAACCATGAAAAGCCGGATAACAACCATGACTTGGTTTAACTGGGCGCCGTGGCGACGCTTGGTCAAAGAGCGCAAGGGCGCCGTTGCGGTCGTCTTCGCCCTCTCTCTGCTGCCGATATGCCTGGCCGGCGGGGCCGCGATCGACATGGGCCGCGCATACCTCGTCAAATCGCGTCTTGGCTACGCGCTTGATGCTGCGGGCCTTGCCGCCGGCGGCGCGACCGAACTGAGCGACGACGAGCTCGAAGAGCTGATGTTGTCCTACTTCGAGGCGAATTATCCCGTCGAAGAGCTGGGTGTCGCTGCCGAGCCGGAGATGGAGATCTCCGATGAGGAAGTTCGACTGAGCGCGTCGGCAACACTCGATACGACGTTGATGAACGTCATCGGCATTCATGACATCACGGTCACGGCGACGACGGTCATTATCCGTGAATCGAAGGGTCTCGAAGTCGCCCTGGTGCTCGACAACACCGGGTCCATGGGCACCACGAAGATGAATAATTTGAAGAGTGCTGCGCACAGCTTCCTTGACATTCTCTTCGGCGCCAATGCCGAGAGTGACCTGCTCTATATCTCCGTCGTGCCGTTTGCGGGAACGGTGAATGTCGACACCGGTTTCGGTCACTTGAACAGCGACTATGACGCGGCCGACTTTGCGCCGGATATCTGGCGCGGCTGTGTTATGGCGCGTGAGGATGGTGAAGATCAGACCGATGCGGCGCCTACCAACGACGACACCCGCTGGGAGGCCTATCTTCGGCCGAGCGGCTCTGGCAACTGGTGGCCGCCGATCTCCGGCAGCTATGGCCAGCGGAAGGGGCCGAACAAGGACTGTCCGCGGCCTGTCCTGCCGTTGACCAACGTCAAGTCGACGGTCGAGAGCAAGATCGATTCGATGGAGTCACGCGGGATCACGCACATCAACTTCGGCCTCGTCTGGGGTTGGCGCACGCTGTCGAACACCGAACCGTTCACCACGGCGACTGAGTACGACAACGACGAGTTCGAGAAGGCGATCGTGTTGATGACCGACGGTGAAAACTACATCGGCACGTCGTCCTATGGCGCCTATGGCCGTATCGCCGACGGCAATCTGGGCACGACTTCGAGCTCGAGCACGGCGATCGCTCAGCTGAACCTGCGCACGGCAGCAGTTTGTAACGCGGTCAAGGCACAGGACATCATCGTCTACACCATCACGTTCCAGGTCAGCTCTAGCACGGTCAGGAACCTGATGCGTAACTGTGCGACTGACGAGAGCAACTACTTCGACTCGCCAGACGCCGCGACGCTTGAGGCATCGTTCCGCGAAATCGGTCGCGAGCTGAGCAACCTCCGCATCGGCGGCTAATCAGGAAAACAGCAGCCCCTGTCGATGGGGCGCGCAGAGTACAGGCAGCGGGCCACACGATATGTGGCCCGCTGTTGTTTTGAGGCTGCCGTGCAGAATAGACCTCAGACCCGGTCTTGCCTGCGATCCGTAACTGTCAGCATTGGATGATGTCGTATCGCTAGGCTCGGCCGTTCAAATGCGGAGACCCGTGACGTACCGTGTCGATGTGGGGTCGTGTCGGCATGCATGAAGGTGAGAGGCTCCCATCCGGTCGACCTGCATTGAGAGGCCGAGGCTGGGCGAGGACGTCGCCCCACCGCTCCTACTTAGTCAGCGCGATGGCAAAGAAGACCGAATGCGCCCGTGGCGGCGCTTACGTTCTACTCGGTAGCGTCGGTGGTGATGTTGACCGTTGCCGTCGTCTCGTTGGCCGCCGCGTCGTCGCCGGTCGCCGTGCCGCCCAAGGCGGATGTGGTCGTGCCCGCCGCCGCGGCTCCGGTGGCCGCATTGGTTCCGGCGGCAGCAAGTTCAGACACATTGGTCGCAACGCAGCGTGGAGAGCAGCTGTAGGTCAGCTCCACGGCGTTGCGGTTCAGTGTCACTTCGTGATTGTTGTTTGGTGTCACCAACAAGTCGGCATTGATGACTTCCTTGCCGTTCGCATCGAGAATGAAAATACCGGTTTGACCAGGGGCCCGACCGACAACGAAGAGAAGTCGCGGCGACTCGACGACCACGTCGGCAATCGCCGGGTTGGCGATGTGGACGATTTGGGCATCTGCTTCCAGTCGAAGAATCTCAGCCTGGTTCACTTCAACTCGAATTGTCTCGGCACTTGCGGTGGTGAAGGCGGTCGCCACCATGCACAAGGCGGCACCGGCGGCGTAACGGACTGCGACGGGGAACTTGATCATCATATCGTTCTTTCCCAGCGTTCTGCCGAATTTCGCTACAGGCAGGAAATACCTGATTCTCTTAGAAATTATACCGTTTTATTGCCGCGAGGTCACCGATTCGCTTTGCCCGGTGGATAACTCGCTTGATATAGTGACAGCCGCTACTCGTCGCAGACTCTGGGGTAGGGGAAGGACCTATTTCGACACGTCGACCTGCCGTGGCAAAGGGCCACCGCTGCGTGACCGTGGCTGGCGCAACAGTCATTGGAATCATGCTGGCGTCGTGCGAATCGCTCCCGGTTCAAGGTGTCAGCGGGGGGAATGTCGATACCGAGCCGGCCACCGAGACCGAAGCCAAAATCTCCGATTCCTTTGTTTCCGCCGCGCGCACGTCAGAGGACGCCGGCGACTACGTCAGCGCGGCCGGCTATTGGCAGAACTTGCTCGACCGTGATCCGACCGACTTGGAAGCAGCGATCGGCCTGGCGGACAACTTGCGTCGGCTCGGCCAGTACGGTTACGCGATCAACGTGCTCAACGACGCGCTTGGCCAACATCCCGATGACCCCAGGCTCTTAAGTCTGCTGGGCCGGACACTGGTGGCCGATGGTAACGCGACGGCAGCACTTGACCCGCTCCAACGGTCGGTCGCAATTGAGCCTGGTATGTGGGAAACCCAGGCCGCTCTGGCGGTCGCCTATGGCATGTTGGGTGAGCTCGCCAGGTCGAACGAAGCGAATATGCGCGCCCTTGCCGCGTCGCCCGACAACCCGAAGGTCCTGAACAACATGGGCCTGCAGGCGGCGATGCAGGGCGATCTTGACGGCGCCATCGAACTTCTGGAACGCGCCAGTCGAGGCGATGAGGCGGATTCCAAGATCCGCCTGAACCTGGCGTTGTTGTTGGCCTATCGCGGTGACATTGAGGAGGCCGAAGGCTTGGTCCGCGAAGAGCTGAGCGGCGAGGAGGCAGAGCAGAACATCGCGTTCTTCCGGTCCCTTGCCGGCAACGACCTGCAGAATCTGGAGGAGTTGGTCGCTCAATCGAACCTGGGAGTCGAAGCTCAGCCACTGCCTCCCGTCGATGAGGGGGATACGCTGGCCTTGAACCAGTCGACGGCGACAGCGCAGCCGACGGAGCCGACGACGGTGATTGTTGAGCCGGTCGAGGAGGTCGTCGTGCCGGCGGCTGATATTGTCGACGTGCAGGCGGCGCCGGCGACGGAAAC
Coding sequences within:
- a CDS encoding TadE/TadG family type IV pilus assembly protein is translated as MYRIATWYRRRARRLAEDRSGVVAMEFILVAPVFFFLIFAILETSFLFFTATVMNGEVSSVARSIRTGNLQLEDDPEDKFYELLCENLDNVLDCDKVIVDIRTYADFDDMAFDEFLNDEGEAEGNLFDIGEAGEVVLVRIAYKYQIITPFLAEFLAPPNQDTLMLQAAAAFQNEPFQSLF
- a CDS encoding TadE/TadG family type IV pilus assembly protein, with amino-acid sequence MMKANLLLKLWRDRSGVAASEFALILPILILLLFGTAELGYVLLLDKKITTGAQTAADLVAQQKSVSAGDVNNIFRAVDSILQPYSSGDAAYTVASLVADEDGAVTIEWQRHRGGEDIEEFDLPEGLLSENDSVIVALVTYSYSPVFGELIFEPFIITDMAYLRPRTTIAVEFSG
- a CDS encoding pilus assembly protein TadG-related protein, encoding MTWFNWAPWRRLVKERKGAVAVVFALSLLPICLAGGAAIDMGRAYLVKSRLGYALDAAGLAAGGATELSDDELEELMLSYFEANYPVEELGVAAEPEMEISDEEVRLSASATLDTTLMNVIGIHDITVTATTVIIRESKGLEVALVLDNTGSMGTTKMNNLKSAAHSFLDILFGANAESDLLYISVVPFAGTVNVDTGFGHLNSDYDAADFAPDIWRGCVMAREDGEDQTDAAPTNDDTRWEAYLRPSGSGNWWPPISGSYGQRKGPNKDCPRPVLPLTNVKSTVESKIDSMESRGITHINFGLVWGWRTLSNTEPFTTATEYDNDEFEKAIVLMTDGENYIGTSSYGAYGRIADGNLGTTSSSSTAIAQLNLRTAAVCNAVKAQDIIVYTITFQVSSSTVRNLMRNCATDESNYFDSPDAATLEASFREIGRELSNLRIGG
- a CDS encoding pilus assembly protein N-terminal domain-containing protein, whose amino-acid sequence is MMIKFPVAVRYAAGAALCMVATAFTTASAETIRVEVNQAEILRLEADAQIVHIANPAIADVVVESPRLLFVVGRAPGQTGIFILDANGKEVINADLLVTPNNNHEVTLNRNAVELTYSCSPRCVATNVSELAAAGTNAATGAAAAGTTTSALGGTATGDDAAANETTATVNITTDATE
- a CDS encoding tetratricopeptide repeat protein, with protein sequence MAGATVIGIMLASCESLPVQGVSGGNVDTEPATETEAKISDSFVSAARTSEDAGDYVSAAGYWQNLLDRDPTDLEAAIGLADNLRRLGQYGYAINVLNDALGQHPDDPRLLSLLGRTLVADGNATAALDPLQRSVAIEPGMWETQAALAVAYGMLGELARSNEANMRALAASPDNPKVLNNMGLQAAMQGDLDGAIELLERASRGDEADSKIRLNLALLLAYRGDIEEAEGLVREELSGEEAEQNIAFFRSLAGNDLQNLEELVAQSNLGVEAQPLPPVDEGDTLALNQSTATAQPTEPTTVIVEPVEEVVVPAADIVDVQAAPATETSGSDIGVEAPADETVTMTYDDQPQDLPELDTGRDSDEFVLPPETIVTTSTTEEVVATTPESDEGDAAFALAPEVVQEPAPAAEPEPVEVEAEVVETVDAVEPAETAETIATDDDGDDLSILEMIGSITAPAPGAGSGGEAASDARANARDDDLPTDNAFDFQYFDLSDDSEEPTDN